One window of the Pseudoxanthobacter soli DSM 19599 genome contains the following:
- a CDS encoding thiamine pyrophosphate-dependent enzyme: MKETEMRERAAAVAGAGGVVRALEAGTLPGTVDVTVSEAVVLGLLKQGVRKIFGVLGHGNTDIGEVLRVYSEAGALRFIQCRNEVAMAHAATALSWIFGETPAVLTSIGPGALQALAGSLAAASNGVGVYHLYGDETTHGEGPNMQQVPGTRQQQFGRLTEIMGPSYTLHTPEALRDALRRGTAAVHHPYAAAPFYLNLPINVQPKTIAGLSLDSLPDRLDMPVLSPSDPATFARAAELIDRHPRIVVKAGGGARRHAAAVRRLAERIGAAVVLSPGSLGVLPDAHPQNMHVGGSKGSISGNFAMEQAELLIVVGSRAVCQADCSGTGYPNARAVININADIATATHYNHTLALVGDIGATIDGLLGRLGNAPSDMPEDRRAFLESCAAAKAEWARLKAERCGDIALPDPVWGRSVLTQPSAIAVAAGFAREVGAVKLFDAGDVQANGFQVVEDDAPMQTVTESGASFMGFAASALLAAAVADKPRPLIAFSGDGSFMMSPQILIDAVEHRAKGTLIIFDNRRMAAISSLQVAQYGPDFGTSDHVEVDYVALAGAVKGINALFGGTDAATLRAALEKAHAYDGFSVIHVPVYWGPDEIAGMGAYGRWNVGPWVETVEALYSRQPI, encoded by the coding sequence ATGAAGGAAACGGAAATGCGCGAACGCGCCGCCGCCGTGGCGGGCGCGGGCGGGGTCGTGCGCGCTCTCGAGGCCGGAACCCTGCCGGGCACGGTCGATGTCACCGTCTCGGAAGCGGTCGTGCTCGGCCTGCTCAAGCAGGGCGTGCGCAAGATCTTCGGCGTGCTCGGCCACGGCAACACCGATATCGGCGAGGTACTGCGCGTCTACAGCGAGGCCGGTGCGCTGCGGTTCATCCAGTGCCGCAACGAAGTCGCGATGGCCCATGCCGCCACGGCGCTGTCGTGGATATTCGGGGAGACGCCGGCAGTTCTGACCTCGATCGGACCCGGTGCGTTGCAGGCGCTGGCGGGCTCGCTCGCCGCTGCCTCCAACGGCGTCGGCGTCTATCATCTCTACGGCGACGAGACCACGCACGGTGAAGGCCCGAACATGCAGCAGGTGCCGGGCACCCGCCAGCAGCAGTTCGGACGGCTGACCGAGATCATGGGGCCGAGCTACACCCTGCACACGCCGGAGGCGTTGCGCGATGCGCTGCGCCGCGGCACGGCGGCCGTGCACCATCCCTATGCGGCGGCGCCGTTCTACCTGAACCTGCCGATCAACGTGCAGCCGAAGACCATCGCCGGCCTCAGCCTCGACAGTCTGCCGGACCGGCTGGACATGCCGGTGCTGTCGCCGAGCGATCCCGCGACGTTCGCGCGGGCGGCCGAACTGATCGACCGCCATCCGCGCATCGTCGTCAAGGCGGGCGGCGGCGCCCGGCGCCACGCCGCGGCGGTGCGCCGGCTGGCCGAGCGGATCGGCGCGGCGGTGGTGCTGTCGCCGGGCTCCCTCGGCGTGCTGCCCGACGCCCATCCGCAGAACATGCATGTCGGTGGCAGCAAGGGCTCCATCAGCGGCAACTTCGCCATGGAACAGGCCGAACTCCTGATCGTGGTCGGCTCCCGCGCCGTCTGCCAGGCCGATTGCTCCGGCACCGGCTATCCCAATGCGCGGGCCGTCATCAACATCAACGCCGATATCGCCACGGCCACGCACTACAACCACACGCTGGCGCTGGTCGGCGACATCGGCGCCACCATCGACGGGCTGCTCGGCCGCCTCGGCAACGCGCCGTCGGACATGCCGGAGGACCGCCGCGCGTTCCTCGAATCCTGCGCGGCGGCGAAGGCCGAGTGGGCGCGCCTGAAGGCCGAGCGCTGCGGCGACATCGCGCTGCCGGACCCGGTGTGGGGCCGGTCGGTGCTGACCCAGCCGAGCGCCATCGCGGTCGCGGCCGGCTTCGCGCGCGAGGTCGGCGCGGTGAAGCTGTTCGATGCCGGCGACGTGCAGGCGAACGGCTTCCAGGTGGTGGAAGACGATGCGCCGATGCAGACGGTGACGGAATCCGGTGCCTCTTTCATGGGATTTGCCGCGAGCGCGCTGCTCGCTGCGGCGGTGGCGGACAAGCCCCGCCCGCTGATCGCGTTCTCCGGCGACGGTTCGTTCATGATGAGCCCGCAGATCCTGATCGATGCCGTCGAGCACCGCGCGAAGGGCACGCTGATCATCTTCGACAACCGCCGCATGGCGGCGATCTCCTCGCTCCAGGTCGCGCAATATGGTCCGGATTTCGGCACCAGCGATCATGTCGAGGTCGATTATGTGGCGCTGGCGGGGGCGGTGAAGGGCATCAACGCGCTGTTCGGCGGCACCGACGCCGCGACCCTGCGCGCGGCGCTGGAGAAGGCCCACGCCTATGACGGCTTCTCGGTGATCCACGTGCCGGTCTACTGGGGTCCCGACGAGATCGCCGGTATGGGGGCCTACGGCCGCTGGAATGTCGGCCCGTGGGTGGAGACCGTCGAGGCGCTCTATAGCCGCCAGCCGATCTGA
- a CDS encoding NAD-dependent succinate-semialdehyde dehydrogenase, with protein sequence MYAQFGLLIDGAWRPAKAGGTIAVVDPADETIVGTIPAAGPEDLDEALAALERAAPRWRAVSGWERSRLMRGIVEALRTVAPEAALAMSVETGKPLAEAAGEFQAAIDQFDWYADEARRIFGHTLDGRDPASRLQVRYDPVGPVAAFTAWNFPALLPARKIAAALAAGCPVVIKPSEEAPSSTFFIARAAMEAGLPAGVLNVVTGHAAPISAHLIASPVIRKVSLTGSVPVGKLILRQCADSVKKVSMELGGHAPVLVFPDADPIAAGTICARTKFRNAGQVCISPSRFYVHEAVYEPFVRAMAETARAIRIGRGRDEGVEFGPMANARGRDRIVELVADAVERGAEVLAGGSIPDGRNAGFFFSPTVLGRVPDDARIMREEPFGPVAPVATFTDFDEVVRRANDVPFGLAGYVFSRSLETANRAAEALEAGMVGVNDMLLAAAEIPFGGIKESGMGREGGRLGILDYLEPKYVKLKLA encoded by the coding sequence ATGTACGCGCAATTCGGTCTTCTGATCGACGGAGCATGGCGCCCGGCGAAAGCGGGCGGAACGATCGCGGTGGTCGATCCGGCGGACGAGACGATCGTCGGGACCATTCCGGCTGCCGGTCCGGAGGACCTCGACGAGGCGCTGGCGGCGCTGGAACGCGCGGCGCCGCGCTGGCGGGCGGTTTCCGGCTGGGAACGGTCGCGGCTGATGCGCGGCATCGTCGAAGCGCTGCGCACGGTCGCGCCGGAGGCGGCGCTCGCCATGTCGGTCGAGACCGGCAAGCCGCTGGCGGAGGCGGCGGGCGAGTTCCAGGCCGCCATCGACCAGTTCGACTGGTATGCCGACGAGGCGCGGCGCATCTTCGGCCACACCCTCGACGGCCGCGACCCGGCCTCGCGGCTGCAGGTGCGCTACGATCCCGTGGGGCCGGTCGCGGCGTTCACGGCGTGGAATTTCCCGGCGCTGCTGCCGGCGCGCAAGATCGCCGCCGCGCTGGCGGCGGGGTGCCCCGTCGTGATCAAGCCGTCGGAGGAGGCGCCGTCGAGCACGTTCTTCATCGCGCGGGCGGCGATGGAGGCCGGGCTGCCGGCCGGCGTGCTCAACGTCGTCACCGGCCATGCCGCGCCGATCTCGGCGCATCTGATCGCCTCGCCGGTGATCCGCAAGGTGTCGCTGACGGGCTCGGTACCGGTCGGGAAACTGATCCTGCGGCAGTGCGCCGACAGCGTGAAGAAGGTGTCGATGGAACTCGGCGGCCATGCGCCGGTGCTGGTGTTTCCCGACGCCGATCCCATCGCCGCCGGCACGATCTGCGCCCGCACCAAGTTCCGCAATGCCGGGCAGGTGTGCATCTCGCCGAGCCGGTTCTACGTCCATGAGGCGGTCTATGAGCCGTTCGTGCGGGCGATGGCGGAAACGGCGCGGGCGATCCGCATCGGCCGCGGGCGCGACGAGGGCGTGGAGTTCGGGCCGATGGCGAACGCGCGCGGGCGCGACCGCATCGTCGAACTCGTCGCCGACGCCGTGGAGCGAGGGGCCGAGGTGCTGGCCGGCGGCTCGATCCCCGACGGGCGCAATGCCGGCTTCTTCTTCTCGCCGACCGTGCTCGGCCGCGTGCCCGACGACGCCCGCATCATGCGCGAGGAGCCGTTCGGCCCGGTCGCGCCCGTCGCCACGTTCACCGACTTCGACGAGGTCGTGCGGCGCGCCAACGACGTGCCGTTCGGCCTCGCCGGCTATGTGTTCTCCCGTTCGCTTGAGACCGCGAACCGCGCCGCCGAGGCGCTGGAGGCCGGCATGGTCGGCGTCAACGACATGCTGCTGGCCGCCGCCGAGATTCCCTTCGGCGGAATCAAGGAAAGCGGCATGGGACGCGAGGGCGGCAGGCTCGGTATCCTCGACTATCTCGAACCGAAATATGTGAAGCTCAAGCTGGCCTGA